CCAGCGCCAGGACGAGCTTGGCGAGCTGGCGCGGGCCTTCGACCAGATGGCTGAACGCCTGCAGGGGACCGTGGCGCTGCAACAGCAACTGCTGCGCGACATCTCCCACGAAATGCGCACTCCGCTCAGCCGGCTGCGCGTGGCCTGTGACGGCGAGACCGACCTGCAACGCCTGCGCGAGCGCTTGCACCGCGAGGTGGATGGCATGCAGCAACTGGTCGAGGACACCCTGCAACTGGCCTGGCAGGATGCCGAGCGGGCGCCGATGAACCTGGAGCCGATCCAGCTCCAGGCGTTGTGGGAGATGCTCAGCGAGAACGCCTGTTACGAAAGCGGCTGGGCGCGGGAGCGGTTGCGCTGTGAGTTGCCGGACGATTGCTGGGTGCAGGGCAACCTCAATCACCTGGCCCAGGCGTTGGAGAACATGTTGCGCAATGCCATCCGTCATTCGCCAGCCGGTGGCGAGGTGCGCTTGAGTGGGCGGCGTGAAGGCAGCTACTGGCGGCTCGACCTGGAAGATGAAGGTGGTGGCGTGGCCGAAGACGATCTGGAACGCATCTTCGCGCCGTTTTCACGGCTGGAGGGTTCCAGGCCCGGCGATGGTGGCTTCGGCCTGGGGTTGAGCATCGCCCGCAGCGCCATCCAGCGCCAGGGCGGCAGGGTGTGGGCGGTCAATGGCGAGCGCGGGTTGCGGGTGTGCATGCGCCTGGCGGCCGTGATGTAACGCGCAGACTGTAGGAGCGGCTTCAGCCGCGATGCAGGCAACGCGGTGCCAGGCACCCGCTTTGCGGGTGATCGCGGCTGAAGCCGCTCCTACAGGTGCCTCGGCGATATTGCTTATAGCCTCTCGCTATATCCTCCAACAATTGCGTGATATGGCCACGCAGGGTTTGCCGGTATGATAGTCACCCCTGCCGTCCGGATTGCGAAAACGCCCATGACCCTGCAGTACCCAACCATCGCCGACTGCGTCGGCCACACGCCTCTGGTTCGCCTGCAGCGCATGGCCGGGGCCACCAGCAACACCTTGCTGCTCAAGCTCGAAGGCAACAACCCGGCCGGCTCCGTCAAGGACCGCCCGGCGCTGTCGATGATCACCCGCGCCGAACTGCGCGGGCAGATCAAGCCTGGCGACACACTGATCGAAGCCACCTCCGGCAACACTGGCATTGCCCTGGCGATGGCGGCGGCGATCAAGGGCTACCAGATGATCCTGATCATGCCCGACAACTCCACCGCCGAACGCAAGGCGGCCATGACCGCCTACGGTGCCGAGCTGATCCTGGTCACGAAGGAAGAGGGCATGGAGGGCGCACGCGACCTGGCTGAAAAAATGCAGGCCGAAGGCCGCGGCCTGGTGCTCGATCAGTTCGCCAACGGCGACAACCCGATCGCCCACTACAACAGCACCGGCCCGGAAATCTGGCAGCAGACCCAGGGCACCATCACCCACTTCGTCAGCTCCATGGGCACCACCGGTACCATCATGGGGTGCTCGCAGTACTTGAAAGAGCAGAATCCGGCGGTGCAGATCGTCGGCCTGCAACCCATGGAAGGCTCGGCGATCCCGGGTATCCGCCGCTGGCCCCATGAATACCTGCCGAAGATCTTCGACGCGGCGCGTGTCGACC
This genomic stretch from Pseudomonas entomophila harbors:
- a CDS encoding sensor histidine kinase, producing the protein MLDRHSLFWKLAILLVGFCLLMIGLSYTWGRHMETQNAFLSEPARHVLRGYAAEAEQAWRTGGREGVDRWLAGMRQRETTWLGVLDGDLQPLGSAALMGGEVQHLTRLRGVDWPMSRRTIGQPWLRLPFPQAPEQGMLVIELPERFSPGQYRLFWRVITNGIIPGLFTLLLCVGLYRMLIVPLNQLREQANAWRADQLSARLDPRTTQRQDELGELARAFDQMAERLQGTVALQQQLLRDISHEMRTPLSRLRVACDGETDLQRLRERLHREVDGMQQLVEDTLQLAWQDAERAPMNLEPIQLQALWEMLSENACYESGWARERLRCELPDDCWVQGNLNHLAQALENMLRNAIRHSPAGGEVRLSGRREGSYWRLDLEDEGGGVAEDDLERIFAPFSRLEGSRPGDGGFGLGLSIARSAIQRQGGRVWAVNGERGLRVCMRLAAVM
- the cysM gene encoding cysteine synthase CysM, which produces MTLQYPTIADCVGHTPLVRLQRMAGATSNTLLLKLEGNNPAGSVKDRPALSMITRAELRGQIKPGDTLIEATSGNTGIALAMAAAIKGYQMILIMPDNSTAERKAAMTAYGAELILVTKEEGMEGARDLAEKMQAEGRGLVLDQFANGDNPIAHYNSTGPEIWQQTQGTITHFVSSMGTTGTIMGCSQYLKEQNPAVQIVGLQPMEGSAIPGIRRWPHEYLPKIFDAARVDRVMDMSQQEAEETTRRLAREEGIFCGVSSGGAVAAMLRLSREVENAVMVAIICDRGDRYLSTGLFDPT